From the genome of Deltaproteobacteria bacterium, one region includes:
- a CDS encoding sigma-54-dependent Fis family transcriptional regulator: MQNETYLQNTERHDVGTWLENTTSQDPILGRLFPQLRRLAASEAPVLLLGEPGSGRELAARAVHNLSERAAHPFVVIDCGDFSDPLIEAELLGIDGGTPPHKMGIFEQAGVGTVLLAEVDELPARLQEVMVQLLERHELKRLNSTTPVPARARVIASTCVDLHARISAGLFREDLYRRLAAETLELPPLRERADDIRALARHFLERRPRAPRDLTPEAETVLRAYRWPENLHELREVVEEAAMRARGERIGVEDLPERVQAAQRSGPLPSLREVEIQHIERVLQEARGNQRRASRILGISRWSLSRRLRKYGLQPRSEQ; the protein is encoded by the coding sequence ATGCAGAACGAGACTTACTTGCAGAACACCGAGCGCCACGACGTTGGAACGTGGCTCGAGAACACGACCAGCCAGGATCCCATCCTCGGGCGTCTATTTCCCCAATTGCGGCGCCTGGCGGCGAGCGAGGCGCCTGTCCTGCTCCTCGGGGAACCGGGGAGCGGCCGCGAGCTTGCCGCTCGCGCCGTCCACAACCTCTCCGAGCGGGCGGCACATCCCTTCGTGGTGATCGACTGCGGGGACTTCTCCGATCCGCTCATCGAAGCCGAGCTCCTGGGCATCGACGGCGGCACCCCGCCCCACAAGATGGGGATCTTCGAGCAGGCGGGCGTCGGCACGGTGCTGCTCGCCGAGGTGGACGAGCTGCCCGCACGCCTTCAGGAGGTGATGGTCCAGCTGCTCGAGCGCCACGAGCTGAAGCGCCTGAACTCGACGACGCCGGTGCCGGCGCGCGCCCGGGTGATCGCCAGCACGTGCGTCGACCTGCACGCCCGCATCTCGGCCGGGTTGTTCCGCGAGGACCTGTACCGGCGGCTCGCGGCCGAGACGCTCGAGCTCCCCCCGCTGCGCGAGCGCGCCGACGACATCCGGGCGCTCGCGCGCCACTTCCTCGAGCGGCGCCCACGTGCCCCGCGCGACCTCACGCCAGAGGCCGAAACCGTGTTGCGCGCCTACCGCTGGCCCGAGAACCTGCACGAGCTGCGCGAGGTGGTGGAGGAGGCGGCGATGCGGGCCCGCGGCGAGCGCATCGGCGTCGAGGATCTGCCCGAGCGGGTGCAAGCCGCGCAGCGCAGCGGGCCGCTCCCGTCGCTGCGGGAAGTGGAGATCCAGCACATCGAGCGGGTGCTGCAGGAGGCGCGCGGCAACCAGCGTCGAGCCTCCCGCATCCTCGGCATCAGCCGCTGGTCGCTGTCGCGCCGGCTCCGCAAATACGGGCTGCAGCCGCGCAGCGAGCAGTAG
- the asd gene encoding aspartate-semialdehyde dehydrogenase — protein sequence MRKRAVAVVGATGVAGQQFLAALAGHPWFEVTALAASARSAGRPYGEAIRDPSGARRWWCSEEPAAEFLRLPLEDAAQLDAGRVDLVFAAVESEAARELEPIYARAVPVVSTAAAFRYEPDVPIALPGINLAAHLPLLEQQRRRRGWKGFVLPLPNCTTVGLAISLKPLLDGFGLERVLMTSMQGLSGAGRSPGVIALDILDNLIPYIPKEEEKVATETAKILGRLGEGGIEPHPAPVGATCTRAAVLEGHTIAVTVATTRSCSPSAAAEAMRAFRPDYAGLDLPSAPAHAIIVHDDPFRPQPRLDRDAEGGMATSVGRLRAEPAVERGLKYVALSHNTRMGAAKGAVLAAEYLCKTGVL from the coding sequence ATGCGGAAGCGAGCCGTCGCGGTGGTGGGGGCCACGGGGGTCGCCGGTCAGCAGTTCCTGGCCGCGCTCGCCGGACATCCCTGGTTCGAGGTGACGGCGCTCGCCGCCTCGGCGCGCTCGGCGGGACGTCCCTACGGGGAGGCCATCCGCGACCCGAGCGGCGCGCGCAGATGGTGGTGCAGCGAGGAGCCGGCGGCCGAGTTCCTCCGCCTCCCGCTCGAGGACGCGGCGCAGCTCGACGCCGGGCGGGTCGACCTCGTCTTCGCCGCCGTCGAGAGCGAGGCGGCGCGCGAGCTCGAACCGATCTATGCGCGCGCCGTGCCCGTCGTGAGCACGGCGGCCGCGTTCCGCTACGAGCCGGACGTGCCGATCGCGCTGCCCGGCATCAACCTGGCGGCGCACCTGCCGCTCCTCGAGCAGCAGCGCCGGCGCCGGGGGTGGAAGGGCTTCGTGCTGCCGCTGCCGAACTGCACGACCGTCGGCCTCGCCATCTCGCTCAAGCCGCTGCTCGACGGCTTCGGCCTGGAGCGGGTGCTCATGACATCGATGCAGGGCCTGTCGGGTGCCGGCCGCTCCCCGGGCGTCATCGCGCTCGACATCCTCGACAACCTGATCCCCTACATTCCGAAGGAGGAGGAGAAGGTGGCAACCGAGACGGCGAAGATCCTCGGCCGGCTCGGCGAGGGGGGCATCGAGCCCCACCCGGCGCCGGTCGGCGCCACCTGCACCCGCGCGGCCGTGCTCGAGGGCCACACGATCGCCGTCACCGTCGCGACCACGCGGTCCTGCAGCCCGTCTGCCGCCGCCGAGGCAATGCGAGCCTTCCGCCCCGACTACGCGGGCCTCGACCTGCCGAGCGCGCCGGCCCACGCCATCATCGTGCACGACGACCCCTTCCGGCCCCAGCCCCGCCTCGACCGGGACGCCGAGGGCGGGATGGCAACGAGCGTCGGCCGCCTGCGCGCCGAGCCGGCGGTGGAGCGCGGCCTCAAGTACGTGGCGCTGTCACACAATACGCGGATGGGAGCCGCCAAGGGCGCCGTCCTGGCCGCCGAATACCTCTGCAAGACCGGCGTGCTCTGA
- a CDS encoding A/G-specific adenine glycosylase: MPILAGTHPGLKQDACRLPAHALWFRRRLLAWYARHGRRLPWRGVADPYAVLVSEIMLQQTQVARVTEFFPRFLARYPTLEELAAAPSDAVREAWDGLGYYARARNLHAAARHVVDRLRGVLPERPGDLRRLPGIGRYTAGAVASIAFGANVAALDTNAARVLARALGVRRAGGAARHHARLWRLAEALAVRGRAGDWNQALMDLGATVCTARAPRCAACPVRRSCATGRRRRG; this comes from the coding sequence ATGCCTATTCTAGCCGGTACGCATCCTGGTCTGAAGCAAGATGCTTGCCGGCTGCCGGCGCACGCCCTGTGGTTCCGCCGCCGGCTCCTGGCGTGGTACGCGCGCCATGGGCGGCGGCTTCCCTGGCGGGGGGTGGCCGATCCGTACGCCGTCCTGGTCTCCGAGATCATGCTGCAACAGACGCAGGTGGCGCGTGTGACGGAGTTCTTCCCGCGCTTCCTCGCCCGCTATCCCACCCTGGAGGAGCTGGCGGCAGCGCCGTCTGACGCGGTGCGCGAAGCGTGGGACGGGCTCGGCTACTATGCCCGTGCCCGAAACCTGCACGCCGCAGCGCGCCACGTCGTCGACCGGCTGCGGGGTGTTCTCCCCGAGCGGCCGGGCGATCTCCGGCGCCTGCCGGGGATCGGTCGCTATACGGCCGGGGCGGTGGCCAGCATCGCGTTCGGGGCGAACGTGGCGGCGCTCGACACCAACGCCGCTCGGGTCCTGGCGCGTGCGCTCGGCGTCCGGCGAGCGGGCGGAGCGGCCCGGCATCACGCCCGCCTCTGGCGGCTCGCCGAGGCGCTCGCGGTCCGCGGCCGGGCCGGCGACTGGAACCAGGCGCTCATGGACCTCGGGGCGACGGTCTGCACGGCGCGCGCGCCGCGCTGCGCGGCCTGCCCCGTACGCCGGAGCTGTGCGACGGGGCGCCGGCGCCGGGGCTGA
- a CDS encoding lipo-like protein has translation MARWFRKKLFNVAARVLTKPRGNYNRILSTDLETLRQTVRKGDVILVDGDQRVSEVIKYLTQSSWSHVALYVGDELLQRFPTRREELVRANGQDAQHLIVEALQEGVVASPLSKYAAFNLRVCRPHGLQRDDLQRVLNEVIAQLGSSYDLKNLLDLARYFFPVSLIPRRFRRRALHFGSGLPTEVMCSSLIARAFQNVGFPILPATTPAAAPRPRRRLRDYFRRTSDPYPSVFHRERATLITPRDFDLSPYFEIVKLNGLEAGKFDYRRIKWA, from the coding sequence ATGGCCCGCTGGTTCCGCAAGAAGCTCTTCAACGTCGCGGCCCGTGTCCTGACCAAGCCCCGGGGAAACTACAACCGCATCTTGTCGACCGACCTCGAGACCCTCCGCCAGACGGTGCGCAAGGGCGACGTGATCCTCGTCGACGGGGACCAGCGTGTCAGCGAGGTCATCAAGTATCTCACCCAGAGCTCGTGGTCGCACGTCGCGCTCTATGTCGGCGACGAGCTGCTGCAGCGGTTCCCGACACGGCGCGAGGAGCTGGTGCGGGCGAACGGTCAGGATGCCCAGCACCTGATCGTCGAGGCCCTGCAGGAGGGGGTCGTCGCCTCTCCGCTCTCGAAGTACGCCGCCTTCAACCTCCGCGTCTGCCGGCCGCACGGCCTGCAGCGCGACGACCTGCAGCGCGTGCTCAACGAGGTGATCGCGCAGCTCGGCTCGAGCTATGACCTGAAGAACCTGCTCGACCTGGCGCGCTACTTCTTTCCGGTGAGCCTGATCCCCCGCCGCTTCCGGCGCCGCGCGCTCCACTTCGGCAGCGGGCTGCCGACCGAGGTGATGTGCTCGAGCCTGATCGCCCGCGCCTTCCAGAACGTCGGCTTCCCGATCCTGCCCGCGACCACCCCGGCGGCCGCGCCGCGCCCGCGGCGGCGCCTGCGCGACTACTTCCGCCGCACGAGCGACCCGTACCCGAGCGTCTTCCATCGCGAGCGCGCCACGCTGATCACGCCGCGCGACTTCGACCTCTCGCCCTACTTCGAGATCGTCAAGCTGAACGGCCTCGAGGCGGGCAAGTTCGACTACCGCAGGATCAAGTGGGCCTGA
- a CDS encoding phosphopyruvate hydratase produces the protein MAAIETISAREILDSRGFPTVEATVTLAGGARGTAAVPSGASTGQREAVELRDGDPKRYGGKGVLRAVANVRDVIAPALAGRDGADQAAVDAALVALDGSDNKARLGANAVLAVSLAVARASAAARGEPLYRALGGAGAGLLPVPLMNVINGGRHAPNPLDFQEFMIVPHGAPSFPEAIRQGVEVYQALRALLDRRQLSTAVGDEGGFAPSLRSHEEALDLLVEAIEHAGLVPGRTCSLALDAAASELADGDGYVFRKSGGPRRSADELIGLYQRWCAAYPIVSIEDGLGEDDWAGWRRLTAALGARVQLVGDDIFVTNDRFLARGIAEGVGNAILIKLNQIGTVSETGAAMARAAAAGYRSVVSHRSGETEDSFIADFAVAMGAGQIKTGAPCRSERTVKYNRLLGIAGELGAAARWVDPFRRA, from the coding sequence ATGGCAGCGATCGAAACCATCTCGGCGCGCGAGATCCTCGATTCGCGCGGCTTTCCCACCGTCGAGGCGACGGTGACCCTCGCGGGCGGGGCGCGCGGGACGGCCGCCGTGCCGTCGGGCGCCTCGACCGGCCAGCGCGAGGCCGTCGAGCTGCGCGACGGAGACCCGAAGCGCTACGGGGGCAAGGGCGTGCTCCGCGCCGTCGCCAACGTGCGCGACGTCATCGCGCCCGCGCTCGCGGGCCGTGACGGCGCCGATCAGGCGGCGGTCGATGCCGCCCTCGTCGCGCTCGACGGCAGCGACAACAAGGCGCGGCTCGGGGCCAATGCGGTGCTCGCCGTCTCGCTCGCCGTGGCGCGGGCGTCGGCCGCCGCGCGGGGCGAGCCCCTCTACCGGGCGCTCGGCGGTGCGGGCGCGGGGCTCCTGCCCGTCCCGTTGATGAACGTCATCAACGGCGGCCGGCACGCCCCGAACCCGCTCGACTTCCAGGAGTTCATGATCGTGCCGCACGGGGCGCCGTCGTTCCCCGAGGCCATCCGCCAGGGCGTCGAGGTCTACCAGGCCCTGCGCGCGCTCCTCGACCGCCGCCAGCTCTCGACCGCGGTGGGCGACGAGGGAGGGTTCGCCCCCTCGCTCCGCTCGCACGAGGAAGCGCTCGACCTGCTGGTCGAGGCGATCGAGCACGCCGGGCTCGTGCCCGGCCGCACCTGCTCGCTCGCCCTCGATGCGGCGGCGAGCGAGCTCGCGGACGGCGACGGCTACGTGTTTCGCAAGTCGGGCGGCCCGCGGCGCTCGGCCGACGAGCTGATCGGTCTCTACCAGCGGTGGTGTGCGGCGTACCCGATCGTCTCGATCGAGGACGGCCTCGGGGAGGACGACTGGGCCGGCTGGCGCCGCCTCACCGCGGCGCTCGGCGCGCGGGTGCAGCTCGTCGGCGACGACATCTTCGTGACCAACGACCGCTTCCTCGCCCGCGGCATCGCGGAGGGCGTCGGCAATGCGATCCTGATCAAGCTGAACCAGATCGGCACGGTCAGCGAGACGGGCGCGGCGATGGCGCGCGCCGCGGCCGCCGGCTACCGCTCGGTCGTCTCGCACCGCTCGGGCGAGACCGAGGACTCCTTCATCGCCGACTTCGCGGTGGCGATGGGTGCGGGTCAGATCAAGACCGGAGCGCCGTGCCGCTCCGAGCGGACCGTCAAGTACAACCGGCTGCTCGGCATCGCCGGCGAGCTCGGCGCGGCAGCGCGGTGGGTGGACCCCTTCCGGCGGGCCTGA
- a CDS encoding methyltransferase domain-containing protein: MRPATADYDARWGYRQLDARRYERRRYGGAIRRLNHRLLERALGRALAGLAPGALVLDAPCGTGILGPFLARRGLRVIGADISPAMLAVARERDGAVGHVRADLELPPLRPRSVDAVVCTRFLMHLPAASRPRVLDTLAGLGRGPLVATVCHPYTLKSLVRALRRAFGGRAKRSPRLTRRMLAGEVAAAGLELGRVIRVMPLLSEVWVVVVRKPGSTS, encoded by the coding sequence ATGCGGCCGGCGACCGCCGACTACGACGCCCGCTGGGGCTACCGCCAGCTCGACGCGCGCCGCTACGAGCGCCGCCGCTACGGGGGCGCGATCCGGCGGCTGAACCACCGGCTGCTCGAGCGGGCGCTCGGCCGTGCGCTCGCCGGCCTCGCCCCGGGCGCGCTCGTCCTCGACGCCCCGTGCGGCACGGGCATCCTCGGCCCGTTCCTCGCCCGCCGCGGGCTGCGCGTCATCGGGGCCGACATCTCGCCCGCCATGCTGGCCGTCGCCCGCGAGCGCGACGGCGCGGTCGGCCACGTGCGCGCGGACCTCGAGCTGCCGCCGCTCCGGCCACGGAGCGTCGACGCGGTGGTGTGCACGCGCTTCCTGATGCACCTGCCCGCCGCCAGCCGGCCCCGCGTGCTCGACACGCTCGCCGGGCTCGGGCGCGGGCCGCTCGTTGCCACGGTCTGCCACCCCTACACGCTGAAGAGCCTCGTGCGCGCGCTGCGGCGCGCGTTCGGCGGGCGGGCCAAGCGGAGCCCGCGGCTCACCCGTCGCATGCTCGCCGGGGAGGTCGCCGCCGCCGGTCTCGAGCTCGGGCGGGTGATCCGGGTGATGCCGCTCCTCTCGGAGGTGTGGGTCGTCGTGGTGCGCAAGCCGGGCAGCACGAGCTAG
- a CDS encoding phospholipid carrier-dependent glycosyltransferase, with protein sequence MGVRAQAVADRAAGVPVAAGSAPAPVRWALALALAASVLVALRVDLPPYFDNEGRYAEVAREMVVLGDYATPHLDFVLFLNKPPLLYWLTALLFHVIGPSEWARLVSVAAGAVTLVATCRLGALLYGEPAGLVAGLALATSLGFVLEARTLRPDMLLTAAVVVALWCWRRAVAADRRRGRWLAAMYAALGTGVLTKGLVPLVVFGIPAALVTLRDEGWRGFRRLRPGLGVAVLAAIVLPWHVLAAFRHPGFAWDYVVNQHLLFFLDRKLPHDSSGDPLGFFWAAYAARATPWILLVPLTLAEAVRGARRAAPGAPRATGLVWAWAGGLLFFFSCAPSRLEHYSMPALPAAALLAARLWQRARTAELGPQAWRLLAATAALVVVAGAAGLVVGRRLLGEIYWIAEAPELSRLVWPASALLVAAGVGVALAAARRHAGALVAVLAASGAVAAPIVLRAEVAVGPLFSWQPVAAALAATPPETDVVFEAPEEYQIVAGLAYYTRRRITLLEPPGFVPPTYLAGHTGEMFVPRAEFARRWGSGRPVALVSDPQRRRDEPLGLAPGPFHVLARFGDRWVVTNFPVRGVP encoded by the coding sequence GTGGGGGTGCGTGCGCAGGCGGTTGCGGATCGTGCTGCCGGGGTGCCCGTCGCCGCCGGCAGCGCTCCGGCCCCCGTGCGGTGGGCGCTGGCGCTCGCACTGGCGGCCAGTGTCCTCGTGGCGCTGCGCGTCGACCTGCCGCCCTACTTCGACAACGAGGGACGCTACGCCGAGGTGGCGCGCGAGATGGTCGTGCTCGGCGACTACGCGACTCCCCACCTCGACTTCGTGCTGTTCCTGAACAAGCCGCCGCTCCTCTACTGGCTCACGGCGCTCCTGTTTCACGTCATTGGTCCGAGCGAGTGGGCTCGCCTGGTATCGGTCGCCGCAGGGGCGGTCACCCTCGTCGCGACGTGCCGGCTGGGCGCGCTGCTCTATGGAGAGCCGGCCGGTCTGGTCGCGGGCCTGGCGCTCGCCACGAGCCTCGGCTTCGTGCTCGAGGCCCGCACGCTCCGACCCGACATGCTGCTCACCGCCGCCGTCGTGGTGGCGCTCTGGTGCTGGCGGCGGGCCGTCGCCGCCGACCGGCGGCGCGGGCGGTGGCTCGCGGCGATGTATGCCGCACTCGGCACGGGCGTGCTCACGAAAGGGCTCGTTCCGCTCGTGGTCTTCGGCATCCCGGCGGCGCTCGTCACGCTGCGCGACGAGGGGTGGCGCGGCTTCCGACGCCTCCGGCCCGGGCTCGGCGTCGCCGTCCTTGCGGCGATCGTCCTGCCCTGGCACGTGCTCGCCGCCTTCCGTCATCCGGGGTTCGCGTGGGACTACGTGGTGAACCAGCACCTGCTTTTCTTCCTCGATCGCAAGCTGCCGCACGACTCCTCCGGCGATCCGCTCGGCTTCTTCTGGGCCGCATACGCGGCGCGGGCGACGCCGTGGATCCTGCTCGTCCCCCTCACCCTCGCCGAGGCGGTGCGCGGTGCTCGCCGCGCGGCGCCGGGCGCGCCACGCGCGACCGGGCTCGTGTGGGCCTGGGCGGGCGGGCTCCTCTTCTTCTTCTCGTGCGCGCCGTCCCGCCTCGAGCACTATTCGATGCCCGCGCTCCCGGCGGCGGCACTGCTCGCAGCGCGCCTCTGGCAGCGCGCGCGGACGGCCGAGCTCGGGCCGCAGGCATGGAGACTCCTCGCCGCGACGGCCGCGTTGGTCGTCGTCGCCGGCGCCGCGGGCCTCGTCGTGGGTCGCCGGCTTCTCGGCGAGATCTACTGGATCGCCGAGGCACCGGAGCTATCGCGCCTCGTGTGGCCGGCGAGCGCGCTCCTCGTAGCCGCCGGGGTCGGCGTCGCGCTGGCCGCGGCCCGCCGCCATGCGGGCGCCCTCGTCGCCGTGCTCGCGGCGAGCGGCGCCGTCGCGGCCCCGATCGTTCTCCGTGCCGAGGTAGCGGTCGGGCCGCTCTTCTCCTGGCAACCGGTGGCCGCGGCGCTCGCCGCGACGCCCCCGGAGACGGACGTCGTCTTCGAGGCGCCGGAGGAGTATCAGATCGTCGCCGGGCTCGCGTACTACACCCGCCGGCGCATCACGCTCCTCGAGCCGCCCGGCTTCGTCCCTCCGACCTATCTCGCCGGTCACACCGGCGAGATGTTCGTGCCGCGAGCGGAGTTCGCGCGCCGCTGGGGCTCGGGCCGGCCGGTCGCGCTGGTGAGCGACCCGCAGCGCCGGCGCGACGAGCCGCTCGGCCTGGCGCCCGGCCCGTTCCACGTGCTCGCTCGCTTCGGTGACCGATGGGTGGTGACGAATTTCCCCGTTCGCGGCGTGCCCTGA
- a CDS encoding DegT/DnrJ/EryC1/StrS family aminotransferase, whose amino-acid sequence MEALARTTVRTRIPLMDLRREYHASRDELLAACERVLGRMQLIGGEEVRAFEAEMAAYLGVRHVRGVASGTDALWLAVAAAGVGPGDEVLVQANAFVAAVEAVQRAGARPVPVDIRLEDLGPDPEDLAARLSPHTRGLLVVHLYGLPVDLPPLLAFARERRLAVIEDCSHAHGATVDGRRVGSFGAAGAFSLGVVKNLAAYGDAGIVATDDGEVAERVRLLGNHGQAKKNEHAVYGANSRLDELQAAMLRVKLRMLDARNRRRVEIASYYTERLHQLVVTPPEVPSRTAVYHQYVVRTPRRDALRAYLAERDIETGIHYPVPIHRQPAWLRTFGEGPALPRAERAARQILSLPVHPDLTDEEVERVADAVSSFFRR is encoded by the coding sequence ATGGAAGCCCTGGCCAGGACCACGGTGCGCACGCGCATCCCGCTGATGGACTTGCGGCGGGAGTACCACGCGTCGCGCGACGAGCTGCTCGCGGCGTGCGAGCGTGTGCTCGGGCGGATGCAGCTGATCGGCGGCGAGGAGGTGCGGGCCTTCGAAGCGGAGATGGCGGCATACCTCGGCGTCCGCCACGTGCGCGGCGTGGCCTCGGGCACCGACGCGCTGTGGCTCGCCGTCGCCGCGGCGGGTGTCGGTCCCGGAGACGAGGTCCTCGTCCAGGCCAACGCCTTCGTCGCCGCGGTCGAGGCGGTCCAGCGGGCGGGCGCACGGCCGGTGCCGGTCGACATCCGGCTCGAGGATCTCGGGCCCGACCCCGAGGACCTGGCCGCGCGGCTCTCGCCGCACACCCGCGGCCTGCTCGTGGTCCACCTCTACGGGCTGCCGGTCGACCTCCCGCCGCTCCTCGCCTTCGCCCGCGAGCGCCGGCTCGCCGTCATCGAGGACTGCTCCCACGCGCACGGCGCGACGGTCGACGGCCGGCGCGTGGGCTCCTTCGGCGCCGCCGGCGCCTTCAGCCTGGGGGTGGTGAAGAACCTCGCCGCCTATGGCGACGCGGGCATCGTCGCCACCGACGACGGCGAGGTCGCCGAGCGGGTCCGGCTCCTCGGCAACCACGGCCAGGCGAAGAAGAACGAGCACGCGGTCTACGGCGCCAACAGCCGGCTCGACGAGCTGCAGGCGGCAATGCTACGTGTCAAGCTCCGCATGCTCGACGCGCGCAATCGCCGGCGGGTGGAGATCGCCTCGTACTATACGGAGCGGCTGCACCAGCTCGTGGTCACGCCGCCCGAGGTCCCTTCGCGCACCGCCGTCTATCACCAGTACGTGGTGCGCACGCCCCGGCGGGACGCGCTCCGGGCGTATCTCGCCGAGCGCGACATCGAGACGGGCATCCATTACCCCGTCCCCATCCACCGCCAGCCCGCCTGGCTCCGGACGTTCGGCGAGGGCCCGGCGCTGCCCCGCGCCGAGCGGGCGGCGCGTCAGATCCTGTCCCTGCCGGTCCACCCCGACCTCACCGATGAGGAGGTGGAGCGCGTGGCGGATGCGGTGAGCAGCTTCTTCCGCAGATGA
- a CDS encoding glycosyltransferase family 2 protein: MSGEGPAPALSLVVPVYNEEENVGALHAELGRIAGELACPYEIVFVNDGSRDGTLARLEALAAADPHLHIVDLDGNFGEAAALSAGFAHARAAVIVTLDGDGQNDPADIPRLLARLEDGFDVVSGRRVERREAFLSRVLPSRIANWLIARATGVPVHDCGCGLKAYRREVVAGVQLPRGMNRFLPAILGVDPSRVAEVPVRDRPRGGGRSHYGLERVFVVCRDLVALPLLVRRRARTRALARTLGTTGAVLTGVGLAALASALVRPGTHGIALAATLAALLAAAAGRAIGHNVDRFVTAQEEGVFRVRGVV, encoded by the coding sequence ATGAGCGGCGAGGGACCGGCCCCGGCGCTGTCGCTGGTCGTCCCGGTCTACAACGAGGAGGAGAACGTCGGGGCGCTGCATGCCGAGCTCGGCCGGATCGCCGGCGAGCTCGCGTGCCCGTACGAGATCGTTTTCGTCAACGACGGCAGCCGCGACGGCACGCTCGCGCGGCTCGAAGCGCTCGCCGCCGCGGACCCCCACCTCCACATCGTCGACCTGGACGGCAACTTCGGGGAGGCCGCGGCGCTCTCGGCGGGCTTCGCGCATGCGCGCGCCGCCGTCATCGTCACGCTCGACGGCGACGGACAGAACGACCCGGCCGACATCCCGCGGCTGCTCGCGCGGCTCGAGGACGGCTTCGACGTCGTCAGCGGCCGGCGCGTCGAGCGCCGCGAGGCGTTCCTCTCGCGCGTCCTCCCCTCCCGCATCGCCAACTGGCTGATCGCGCGCGCCACCGGCGTGCCGGTGCACGACTGCGGCTGCGGCCTCAAGGCCTACCGCCGCGAGGTGGTCGCCGGCGTGCAGCTGCCGCGCGGCATGAACCGCTTCCTGCCCGCGATCCTCGGCGTCGATCCATCGCGCGTCGCGGAGGTGCCGGTCCGTGATCGGCCGCGCGGCGGCGGGCGGTCGCACTACGGCCTCGAGCGCGTCTTCGTCGTCTGCCGCGATCTCGTGGCGCTTCCGCTCCTCGTCCGGCGCCGCGCGCGAACACGGGCCCTGGCGCGCACGCTCGGGACGACGGGCGCCGTCCTCACCGGCGTCGGGCTCGCGGCGCTCGCCTCGGCGCTCGTGCGTCCCGGAACCCACGGGATCGCGCTTGCCGCCACGCTCGCCGCTCTCCTGGCGGCGGCCGCGGGGCGAGCCATCGGGCACAACGTCGACCGGTTCGTCACGGCTCAGGAAGAGGGGGTATTTCGGGTGAGGGGGGTGGTGTGA
- a CDS encoding Gfo/Idh/MocA family oxidoreductase, translated as MGRSRVNVAIVGVGYWGGNLLRTFGKLPEVRVTDVCDLDAKRLRALGAEHPELRLIDDLGELVGRDDVDAVVIATPPSRHHTMALAALHAGKHVWVEKPLALSAAEGRELVDAAEAAGRVLFVDETFLYDPLVVEMKRLVDQGALGELYHLSFERLGMGRIRRDSNVWWNSAPHDLSILFHLVPRPVVSTRLHQHTYLQPGIADMAVCDLELDGGVSAHIYLSWLHPEKTARVTVVGSERMLTYEGRFEKRGITLYDYAVDRSTTNGRGAAAPILPVSHFFARRLEVPAAAEPLGLAAAHFVDCVATGREPLTSGARSLRVVEVLEAAGHGATQGGRAG; from the coding sequence ATGGGGAGGAGTCGGGTGAACGTCGCCATCGTGGGCGTGGGGTACTGGGGGGGGAACTTGCTGCGGACGTTCGGCAAGCTGCCCGAGGTGCGCGTCACCGACGTCTGCGACCTCGATGCCAAGCGGCTCCGGGCGCTCGGGGCCGAGCACCCCGAGCTGCGCCTGATCGACGATCTCGGGGAGCTCGTCGGCCGCGACGACGTCGACGCGGTGGTGATCGCCACCCCCCCGTCGCGCCACCACACGATGGCGCTCGCCGCCCTCCACGCCGGCAAGCACGTGTGGGTGGAGAAGCCGCTGGCGCTCTCGGCCGCCGAGGGACGCGAGCTCGTCGACGCGGCAGAGGCCGCCGGACGCGTCCTCTTCGTCGACGAGACGTTCCTCTACGATCCGCTGGTCGTCGAGATGAAGCGCCTGGTCGACCAGGGAGCGCTCGGCGAGCTCTACCATCTCTCCTTCGAGCGGCTCGGCATGGGCCGCATCCGGCGCGACTCGAACGTGTGGTGGAACTCGGCGCCGCACGACCTCTCGATCCTCTTCCACCTGGTGCCGCGCCCCGTCGTGTCGACCCGGCTTCACCAGCACACCTACCTCCAGCCCGGCATCGCGGACATGGCCGTCTGCGACCTCGAGCTCGATGGCGGGGTCTCGGCGCACATCTATCTCAGCTGGCTCCACCCCGAGAAGACCGCCCGCGTCACGGTGGTCGGGAGCGAGCGCATGCTGACCTACGAGGGGCGGTTCGAGAAGCGCGGCATCACGCTTTACGACTACGCCGTCGACCGGTCGACCACGAACGGCCGGGGGGCGGCCGCCCCCATCCTGCCGGTGAGCCACTTCTTCGCGCGCCGCCTGGAGGTCCCCGCCGCCGCCGAGCCGCTCGGGCTTGCGGCGGCCCATTTCGTCGACTGTGTCGCGACCGGGCGCGAGCCGCTCACCAGCGGCGCCCGTTCCCTGCGCGTCGTCGAGGTGCTAGAGGCGGCGGGGCATGGCGCAACGCAGGGGGGGCGAGCCGGCTGA